A part of Thermus sp. LT1-2-5 genomic DNA contains:
- the tsaD gene encoding tRNA (adenosine(37)-N6)-threonylcarbamoyltransferase complex transferase subunit TsaD, whose protein sequence is MWVLGIDTSCDDTGVGLVKDGQVVVNLVASQVRLHEAYGGVVPELASREHLKAIGPLTEKALAEAGVAPRELDLVAATRGPGLIGALLVGYTFAKGLAWALGRPFYAIHHLEGHIAAAWPEGVDPPFLALVASGGHTHLYEVLGLGRYRLLGATRDDAAGEAFDKVARLLGLGFPGGPEIERLAQEAEEAVPFPVPMREQEGYDFSFSGLKTKAVQLVEKGLPKPALAKGFQEAAILHLAEVVLRAVRDTGHKVLLVAGGVAANQALQARFREAGLRVYFPPRGLSQDNGAMIALAAYRRYQEGLPPSPLSLGATAYWPLEEG, encoded by the coding sequence GTGTGGGTCTTGGGGATTGACACCTCCTGCGACGACACCGGGGTGGGCCTAGTGAAGGACGGCCAGGTGGTGGTGAACCTGGTGGCGAGCCAGGTGCGCCTCCACGAGGCCTACGGCGGGGTGGTGCCGGAGCTCGCAAGCCGGGAGCACCTGAAGGCCATCGGCCCCCTCACGGAAAAGGCCCTGGCCGAGGCGGGGGTCGCCCCCCGGGAGCTGGACCTGGTGGCGGCCACCCGGGGCCCCGGGCTCATCGGGGCCCTCCTGGTGGGCTACACCTTCGCCAAGGGCCTGGCCTGGGCCTTGGGGCGGCCCTTCTACGCCATTCACCACCTCGAGGGCCACATCGCCGCCGCCTGGCCGGAAGGGGTAGACCCCCCCTTCCTGGCCCTGGTGGCCTCGGGGGGGCACACCCACCTCTACGAGGTCCTGGGGCTTGGCCGCTACCGCCTCCTGGGCGCCACCCGGGACGACGCCGCTGGGGAGGCCTTTGACAAGGTGGCCCGGCTTTTGGGCCTCGGCTTTCCCGGGGGGCCGGAGATCGAGCGCCTGGCCCAAGAGGCGGAGGAGGCGGTCCCCTTCCCCGTGCCCATGCGGGAACAGGAGGGGTATGACTTTAGCTTCTCCGGCCTCAAGACCAAGGCGGTGCAGCTCGTGGAGAAGGGCCTTCCCAAACCCGCCTTGGCCAAGGGCTTCCAGGAGGCGGCCATCCTCCATCTGGCGGAGGTGGTCCTTAGGGCGGTCCGGGACACGGGGCACAAGGTCCTCCTGGTGGCCGGGGGAGTGGCGGCGAACCAGGCCCTCCAGGCCCGTTTCCGGGAGGCGGGGCTTAGGGTCTACTTCCCCCCCAGGGGGCTTTCCCAGGACAACGGGGCCATGATCGCCCTGGCCGCCTACCGCCGCTATCAAGAGGGCCTTCCCCCAAGCCCCCTTTCCCTGGGGGCCACCGCCTACTGGCCCTTGGAGGAAGGCTAA
- the secA gene encoding preprotein translocase subunit SecA, translating to MLGLLRKLFDNNEREIARYYKQVVEPTNRLEPEVEKIQDLAAAYRELKEKHGRGASLDELLPMAFALTRESAKRYLGMRHFDVQLIGGAVLHEGKIAEMKTGEGKTLVATLAVALNALTGKGVHVVTVNDYLAKRDAEWMGPVYRGLGLNVGVIQHASTPEERRKAYLADVTYVTNAELGFDYLRDNMAISPDQLVLRHDTPLHYAIIDEVDSILIDEARTPLIISGPAEKATDLYYKMAEIAKKLERGLPAEPGVRKEPTGDYTIEEKNRSVHLTLQGIAKAEKLLGVEGLFSPENMELAHMLIQAIRAKELYHRDRDYIVQDGQVIIVDEFTGRLMPGRRYGEGLHQAIEAKEGVRIERENQTLATITYQNFFRLYEKRAGMTGTAKTEEKEFQEIYGMDVVVVPTNRPMIRKDYPDVVYRSEKGKFYAVVEEIAEKYERGQPVLVGTISIEKSERLSQMLKEPRLYLPRLEMRLELFKKASAKQQGEAWDRLRKLLERPAQLKDEDLAPFEELIPAKGNLRTAWEGLKRAVHTLSILRQGIPHQVLNAKHHAKEAEIVAQAGRSKTVTIATNMAGRGTDIKLGGNPEYLAAALLEKEGFDRYEWKVELFIKKMVAGQEEEAKALAAELGVKDELLERIRQIREECKQDEERVRALGGLFILGTERHESRRIDNQLRGRAGRQGDPGGSRFYVSFDDDLMRLFASDRVIAMLDRMGFDDSEPIEHPMVTRSIERAQKRVEDRNFAIRKQLLQFDDVLSRQREVIYAQRRLILLGQDEAVREAALGMVEETVAALAENVLNPQVHPEDWDLEGLKAALLDTVPQLQDFPFEELRSIKPEEGVERLVEAALKAYETREAELSPLLMRAVERFVILNVVDSAWKEHLHNLDVLRQGIFLRGYGQKDPFQEYKIEATRLFNDMVAFIKGEVAKFLFRLKVEAEPVRPVREAPYVPVPEAPKAPEPFGVERKRPTTPPPQPGLSRAERRRLMREEKKRKKE from the coding sequence ATGCTGGGCCTCTTACGGAAGCTTTTCGACAACAACGAGCGGGAGATCGCCCGCTACTACAAGCAAGTGGTGGAGCCCACCAACCGGCTGGAGCCGGAGGTGGAGAAGATCCAAGACCTGGCCGCCGCCTACCGGGAGCTCAAGGAGAAGCACGGGCGGGGCGCTTCCTTGGACGAGCTCCTCCCCATGGCCTTCGCCCTCACCCGGGAGTCCGCCAAGCGCTACCTGGGCATGCGGCACTTCGACGTCCAGCTCATCGGCGGGGCGGTGCTCCACGAGGGCAAGATCGCCGAGATGAAAACCGGGGAGGGGAAGACCCTGGTGGCCACCTTGGCCGTGGCCCTGAACGCCCTCACGGGGAAGGGCGTTCACGTGGTCACGGTGAACGATTACCTGGCCAAGCGGGATGCGGAGTGGATGGGGCCCGTCTACCGGGGTTTGGGCCTGAACGTGGGGGTGATCCAGCACGCCTCCACCCCGGAGGAGCGGCGCAAGGCCTACTTGGCGGACGTCACCTACGTGACCAACGCCGAGCTTGGCTTCGACTACCTCCGGGACAACATGGCCATCAGCCCGGACCAGCTGGTCCTCCGCCACGACACGCCCCTGCACTACGCCATCATCGACGAGGTGGACTCCATCCTCATAGACGAGGCCCGTACCCCCCTCATCATCTCCGGCCCGGCGGAGAAGGCCACCGACCTCTACTACAAGATGGCGGAGATCGCCAAGAAGCTGGAAAGGGGCCTGCCCGCAGAGCCAGGGGTGCGCAAGGAGCCCACGGGGGACTACACCATTGAGGAGAAGAACCGCTCCGTCCACCTCACCCTCCAGGGCATCGCCAAGGCGGAAAAGCTCCTGGGGGTGGAGGGGCTTTTCAGCCCCGAGAACATGGAGCTCGCCCACATGCTCATCCAGGCCATCCGGGCCAAGGAGCTCTACCACCGGGACCGGGACTACATCGTCCAGGATGGCCAGGTGATCATCGTGGACGAGTTCACGGGCCGCCTCATGCCGGGGCGCCGCTACGGCGAGGGCCTCCACCAGGCCATCGAGGCCAAGGAGGGCGTCAGGATTGAGCGGGAGAACCAGACCCTGGCCACCATCACCTACCAGAACTTCTTCCGCCTCTACGAGAAGCGCGCCGGCATGACGGGCACCGCCAAGACGGAAGAGAAGGAGTTCCAGGAAATCTACGGCATGGACGTGGTGGTGGTGCCCACCAACCGCCCCATGATCCGCAAGGACTACCCCGATGTAGTCTACCGCTCGGAAAAGGGGAAGTTCTACGCCGTGGTGGAGGAGATCGCCGAGAAGTACGAGCGGGGCCAGCCCGTCTTGGTGGGCACCATCAGCATCGAGAAGTCGGAAAGGCTTTCCCAGATGCTCAAGGAGCCCAGGCTCTACCTCCCCCGCCTCGAGATGCGCCTGGAGCTCTTCAAGAAGGCCAGCGCCAAGCAACAGGGGGAGGCCTGGGACCGCCTGAGGAAGCTTTTAGAAAGGCCCGCCCAGCTCAAGGACGAGGACCTGGCCCCCTTTGAGGAGCTCATCCCGGCAAAGGGCAACCTGCGCACCGCCTGGGAGGGCCTGAAGCGGGCGGTGCACACCCTCTCCATCCTCCGCCAGGGCATCCCCCACCAGGTCCTAAACGCCAAGCACCATGCCAAGGAGGCGGAGATCGTGGCCCAGGCGGGCCGGAGCAAGACCGTCACCATCGCCACCAACATGGCGGGCCGGGGCACGGACATCAAGCTGGGGGGGAACCCCGAGTACCTGGCCGCCGCCCTTTTGGAAAAGGAAGGCTTTGACCGCTACGAGTGGAAGGTGGAGCTCTTCATCAAGAAGATGGTGGCGGGACAGGAGGAGGAGGCCAAGGCCCTGGCGGCGGAGCTTGGGGTCAAGGACGAGCTTCTGGAGAGGATCCGCCAGATCCGGGAAGAGTGCAAACAGGACGAGGAGCGGGTGCGGGCCTTGGGGGGGCTTTTCATCCTGGGCACGGAAAGGCACGAGTCCAGGCGGATAGACAACCAGCTCCGGGGCCGCGCCGGCCGCCAGGGGGACCCCGGGGGGAGCCGCTTTTACGTGAGCTTTGACGACGACCTCATGCGCCTGTTCGCCTCGGACCGGGTCATCGCCATGCTGGACCGCATGGGCTTTGACGACTCCGAGCCCATCGAGCACCCCATGGTCACCCGCTCCATCGAGCGGGCGCAAAAGCGGGTGGAGGACCGCAACTTCGCCATCCGCAAGCAGCTTTTGCAGTTTGACGACGTCCTTAGCCGCCAGCGGGAGGTGATCTACGCCCAGCGCCGCCTCATCCTTCTGGGCCAGGACGAGGCGGTGCGGGAGGCTGCCTTGGGCATGGTGGAGGAAACGGTAGCCGCCTTGGCGGAAAACGTCCTAAACCCCCAGGTCCACCCCGAGGACTGGGACCTGGAGGGCCTCAAGGCCGCCCTCCTGGACACCGTGCCCCAGCTACAGGACTTCCCCTTTGAGGAGCTAAGGAGCATCAAGCCCGAGGAGGGGGTGGAGCGCCTGGTGGAGGCGGCCCTAAAGGCCTACGAGACCCGGGAGGCGGAGCTTTCCCCGCTCCTCATGCGGGCGGTGGAGCGCTTCGTGATCCTCAACGTGGTGGACTCCGCCTGGAAGGAGCACCTCCACAACCTGGACGTCCTGCGCCAGGGCATCTTCCTCCGGGGGTACGGGCAGAAGGACCCCTTCCAGGAATACAAGATTGAGGCCACCCGCCTTTTCAACGACATGGTGGCCTTCATCAAGGGCGAGGTGGCCAAGTTCCTCTTCCGGCTCAAGGTGGAGGCGGAGCCGGTGCGCCCGGTGCGGGAGGCCCCCTACGTGCCCGTGCCCGAGGCGCCCAAGGCGCCCGAGCCCTTCGGGGTGGAACGGAAGCGGCCCACCACCCCTCCGCCCCAGCCGGGCCTCTCCCGGGCGGAACGCCGGCGCCTCATGCGGGAGGAGAAAAAGCGCAAGAAGGAGTAA
- a CDS encoding YebC/PmpR family DNA-binding transcriptional regulator — MAGHSKWAQIKRKKAANDLKRGKIISKHLRAIQAAARAGGSPYPEANVQLRNAIEAARADDVPMENIERLLQKLQGGGDGAEQYEEIIYEGYAPGGVALLVYALTDNRNRTAGEVRHVFSKYGGSLGTSGSVAWQFERKGIIVCQNSEAAQEAAIELGALDLEEEGESLTLYTDPAEAYRIAEELKKRGIPVEAVEVVQHPQNPVSLPPEEAAKVMRLVEALEDLDDVQHVYTNLDPASLQVEA, encoded by the coding sequence ATGGCCGGTCATAGCAAGTGGGCACAGATCAAGCGCAAGAAGGCCGCTAACGACCTAAAGCGCGGCAAGATCATCTCCAAGCACCTTCGGGCCATCCAGGCGGCCGCCCGGGCCGGGGGTAGCCCCTACCCGGAGGCCAACGTCCAGCTCCGGAATGCCATCGAGGCCGCCCGGGCGGACGATGTGCCCATGGAGAACATCGAGCGCCTCCTGCAAAAGCTCCAAGGGGGCGGGGACGGGGCCGAGCAGTACGAGGAGATCATCTACGAGGGCTACGCCCCCGGGGGGGTGGCCCTACTGGTCTACGCCCTCACCGACAACCGCAACCGCACCGCCGGCGAGGTACGCCACGTCTTCTCCAAGTACGGGGGTTCCTTGGGCACCTCGGGGAGCGTGGCCTGGCAGTTTGAGCGCAAGGGCATCATCGTCTGCCAGAACTCGGAGGCCGCCCAGGAGGCGGCCATAGAGCTGGGAGCCTTGGACCTGGAGGAAGAAGGGGAAAGCCTCACCCTCTACACCGACCCCGCCGAGGCTTACCGCATCGCCGAGGAGCTCAAGAAGCGGGGCATCCCCGTGGAGGCGGTGGAGGTGGTGCAACACCCCCAGAACCCGGTCAGCCTGCCCCCGGAGGAGGCCGCCAAGGTCATGCGCCTGGTGGAGGCCTTGGAGGACCTGGACGACGTGCAACACGTCTACACCAACCTAGACCCGGCAAGCCTCCAGGTGGAGGCGTAA